One genomic region from Chthonomonas calidirosea T49 encodes:
- the gyrA gene encoding DNA gyrase subunit A yields the protein MEATLADDKLSTEGQNGVEHRLIEVDIEQELRRSYLGYAISTLVSRALPDARDGFKPVQRRILYAMRELGIGPGSARVKSAKVVGECMGNYHPHGDAAIYATLVRMAQDFSYRYPLIDPQGNFGSIDGDPPAAMRYTECRLTPLAVEMMEDIDRDTVDFMPNYDQSRQEPIVFPAKFPNLLCNGAEGIAVGMSTSIPPHNLREVVEASIYMLDHPDATPDDLFRFIPGPDFPTGGLVLGTRGVREAYRTGRGRIIMQANLQIEPMDGGRNAIVVTELPYQVNKARLIEHIAELVRHKRVDGITDINDFSDRNGMRIVIELRRDVVPNRIVNFLLKHTALRQTFGAIMLALVNEQPRILNLAQIIRAHLEHRREVIVRRTRYELARARHQAHIREGLQIALNFLDEIIALIRRSQSSEEARAEMCARFNLTQIQADAILSMQLRQLARLERQKIENEYRQLLKEIAGLEDILETPARVTKMIKDELRALRDKYGDDRRTRILQTEAEEITEEDLIPEEKTLVTISRDGYIKRVPLDTYRTQRRGGKGVQAAKLKEEDQISHLFVATTTHYILFFTDKGRVYRLKAYEVPQVSRQARGQHINNFIQTEAGEQITAILPIKDINGPGYLLMVTQNGEVKRTALTEFANLRANGLICFDIEEGDSLRWVRHTSGNDEIILVTREGLAIRFPETDVPERGRAAGGVRGIELRDPATKTLRDVVVAVAVVGAEDRDAQLLVASENGFGKRTDLASYRVQSRGGRGIITMNVTPRTGKIVDAVIVRPEDKLILLTEKGVAIRIDVASIRLAGRSTQGVKLIDLAEGDRVATIERLLETDLADEEGEDEEVASSTAGQ from the coding sequence TTGGAGGCAACTTTGGCGGACGATAAGCTATCTACAGAAGGACAAAACGGGGTCGAGCATAGACTGATCGAGGTGGATATAGAACAGGAGCTACGACGCTCTTACTTAGGCTATGCCATCTCGACCTTGGTATCTAGGGCTTTGCCAGATGCAAGAGATGGTTTTAAACCGGTACAACGCCGCATTCTCTATGCGATGCGTGAGCTTGGAATAGGGCCGGGTTCTGCTAGGGTGAAATCGGCCAAGGTGGTGGGCGAATGCATGGGAAACTACCATCCACATGGGGATGCGGCCATCTACGCCACACTTGTCCGTATGGCACAAGATTTTAGCTATCGCTATCCCCTGATCGACCCACAGGGGAATTTCGGCTCTATTGACGGCGACCCTCCTGCTGCCATGCGTTATACCGAATGTCGCCTCACCCCACTGGCCGTGGAGATGATGGAGGACATCGATCGAGATACGGTGGATTTCATGCCTAACTACGATCAGTCTCGGCAAGAGCCCATCGTCTTCCCCGCCAAGTTTCCAAATCTGCTTTGCAACGGTGCGGAGGGCATTGCGGTTGGAATGTCCACAAGCATTCCGCCGCACAATCTTCGGGAGGTTGTAGAAGCCTCTATCTACATGCTCGATCATCCCGATGCTACACCCGATGACCTGTTTCGTTTCATCCCCGGCCCCGATTTTCCCACAGGAGGGCTGGTTTTGGGCACTAGAGGAGTGCGGGAGGCCTACCGTACCGGCCGAGGGCGTATTATCATGCAGGCAAATCTCCAGATCGAGCCAATGGATGGGGGGCGTAACGCCATCGTTGTAACCGAATTGCCTTATCAGGTAAATAAGGCGCGGCTCATCGAGCACATCGCGGAGTTGGTACGACATAAGCGAGTGGACGGCATAACCGACATCAACGATTTTAGCGATCGTAACGGAATGCGCATCGTGATCGAGCTGCGCCGCGATGTGGTGCCCAACCGCATTGTGAACTTTCTCTTGAAGCACACGGCGCTACGCCAAACCTTCGGCGCTATAATGCTGGCCCTTGTAAACGAACAGCCTCGTATTCTCAATCTTGCCCAGATCATTCGGGCGCACCTAGAGCATCGGCGCGAGGTTATCGTTAGACGCACGCGTTATGAGTTGGCACGTGCACGTCATCAGGCACACATTCGAGAAGGACTTCAGATCGCGCTGAATTTCCTCGACGAGATCATCGCTCTTATTCGGCGGTCGCAGAGCAGCGAAGAAGCCCGTGCTGAGATGTGCGCTCGCTTCAACCTCACCCAGATTCAGGCCGATGCTATTCTCAGTATGCAACTGCGCCAGCTCGCTCGTCTTGAGCGCCAGAAAATCGAGAACGAATATCGTCAGCTGCTGAAAGAGATCGCAGGCCTAGAGGATATTTTGGAAACGCCCGCCCGTGTCACCAAGATGATCAAGGATGAGCTGAGAGCATTACGCGATAAGTACGGTGATGACCGGCGAACCCGCATCCTTCAGACCGAAGCGGAGGAGATCACCGAAGAGGATCTCATTCCTGAGGAGAAGACTCTGGTAACCATCTCGCGGGATGGCTATATCAAACGCGTGCCGCTCGATACCTATCGGACACAGAGGCGGGGTGGAAAGGGAGTGCAGGCCGCCAAGCTTAAAGAGGAAGACCAGATATCGCACCTCTTTGTGGCTACGACCACTCACTACATTCTGTTTTTCACGGATAAGGGGCGCGTCTACCGTTTGAAGGCCTATGAGGTGCCTCAAGTGAGCCGGCAAGCGCGCGGGCAGCATATCAACAACTTCATCCAAACGGAGGCTGGCGAGCAGATAACCGCAATACTACCCATTAAAGACATTAACGGACCTGGCTATCTCCTCATGGTCACTCAAAACGGCGAGGTGAAGCGTACCGCCCTTACGGAGTTCGCAAACCTACGCGCTAATGGCTTGATCTGCTTTGATATCGAGGAGGGCGACAGCCTAAGATGGGTTCGCCATACAAGTGGCAACGACGAAATCATTTTGGTGACACGTGAGGGGCTTGCTATTCGCTTTCCTGAAACAGATGTGCCGGAGCGTGGCCGTGCCGCAGGCGGTGTGCGCGGGATCGAGTTGCGCGATCCTGCTACCAAAACGTTGCGTGACGTTGTAGTGGCCGTTGCTGTTGTAGGTGCGGAGGACCGCGATGCGCAGTTGCTGGTGGCCAGTGAAAACGGCTTTGGCAAGCGCACTGACCTCGCTTCCTATCGGGTCCAATCGCGAGGGGGACGGGGAATCATCACCATGAACGTTACCCCGCGAACGGGCAAGATCGTGGATGCGGTGATCGTGCGCCCCGAAGACAAGCTCATCTTATTGACAGAAAAGGGGGTGGCAATTCGCATAGATGTAGCCAGTATTCGGCTGGCCGGTCGAAGCACTCAGGGCGTAAAGCTGATCGATCTGGCGGAGGGGGATCGCGTAGCTACCATCGAGCGCCTCCTGGAAACGGATTTAGCCGATGAGGAAGGCGAAGATGAGGAGGTCGCTTCGTCTACTGCGGGGCAATAG
- a CDS encoding ABC transporter ATP-binding protein: MDEDDVLLQVDDLRKTYDDITAVDGVSFSVKRGEIFGLLGPNGAGKTTTINMLAGILLPTAGQILFEGVPYRAAPEERSRLGVVPQELAIYTKLTGRENLFFFGRLYGLQGSVLARRVAEVLELVGLAEHADRLVEKYSGGMKRRLNLAAGLLHAPQLLLLDEPTVGVDPQSRNHIFEGIRALNRNGLTILYTSHYMEEVQMLCHRVGIIDRGKLIACDTVANLIAREGGSAIELIIEGKEASLDIQKIDDELKAALSLVPFVDVIEVKELSQEGFGQPVIMVYSAKPYQVLPELVRLLNSYQLPIASINIKQPTLEDVFLSLTGKHLRD, encoded by the coding sequence ATGGATGAAGACGACGTGCTGTTGCAAGTGGACGACCTGCGGAAGACCTACGACGACATTACGGCAGTAGATGGTGTGAGTTTTTCCGTTAAAAGGGGGGAGATATTCGGCCTCTTAGGGCCTAACGGGGCGGGCAAAACGACCACCATTAACATGCTTGCAGGGATTCTGCTGCCTACCGCGGGACAAATTCTTTTCGAAGGTGTGCCTTATCGAGCTGCTCCTGAAGAACGCAGTCGGTTGGGAGTGGTTCCACAAGAGTTAGCGATCTATACCAAACTCACTGGCAGAGAGAATCTTTTCTTCTTCGGAAGGCTCTATGGTCTGCAAGGTTCGGTGCTCGCTCGCCGTGTGGCGGAAGTGCTCGAGCTTGTGGGGCTTGCAGAGCACGCCGATCGGCTTGTAGAAAAGTATTCGGGAGGAATGAAACGTCGGCTCAATTTGGCTGCGGGGCTTCTGCATGCACCTCAGCTCCTCTTGCTAGATGAGCCCACCGTTGGAGTCGATCCGCAGTCACGTAATCACATCTTTGAGGGAATCCGTGCGCTGAATCGAAACGGTCTCACTATCCTCTACACAAGCCACTACATGGAGGAGGTGCAGATGCTTTGCCACCGAGTGGGCATTATAGATAGAGGAAAGCTTATCGCCTGCGACACCGTGGCTAACCTTATTGCTCGCGAAGGTGGCTCTGCGATCGAGCTGATCATTGAGGGGAAAGAGGCCAGCCTTGATATACAGAAGATAGACGACGAGCTGAAAGCGGCCCTTTCCTTAGTGCCCTTTGTAGATGTCATCGAAGTAAAAGAGCTTTCTCAGGAAGGCTTCGGTCAACCTGTTATCATGGTATACAGCGCAAAACCCTATCAGGTTCTCCCCGAATTAGTGCGTCTCCTGAATTCCTACCAACTTCCTATCGCCTCTATCAACATCAAACAGCCCACCTTAGAGGACGTTTTTCTCTCGCTCACCGGGAAGCATCTACGGGATTAG
- a CDS encoding cobalamin-binding protein, translating into MRIVSLLPSATEIVCALGLGEQLVGVTHECDYPPFVQQLPKVTKTLIPHTATSAEIDALVRERLKTDKALYTLNMEVLEKLHPDLIITQALCDVCAVAEAEVRAAACQLPGAPRVVNLEPACLDDLYEAIRSVGEATGHEDSAEQLIRSLKARVMAVRERTERISYKPRVTLLEWIDPPFTCGHWSPELVELAGGIEGLGKAGLPSRTMHWEELVAWQPEVLVIACCGYTVERTLQDMPLLEGRPRWQELPCVRSGRVYIINGSHYFSRPGPRLVDSLEILAHALHPDVHPLPEGLPPALPWRVPIFSY; encoded by the coding sequence ATGCGAATCGTGTCGTTATTGCCAAGTGCAACGGAGATCGTCTGTGCGCTCGGGTTAGGGGAACAGCTAGTAGGCGTCACTCACGAGTGCGACTATCCGCCGTTTGTGCAGCAGTTGCCAAAGGTTACCAAAACGCTTATCCCCCATACCGCTACCAGCGCCGAGATAGATGCGTTGGTGCGAGAGCGCCTTAAAACGGATAAGGCCCTCTATACCTTGAACATGGAGGTGTTGGAGAAACTGCACCCCGACCTCATCATCACGCAGGCCCTATGCGATGTTTGTGCTGTGGCGGAGGCCGAAGTACGCGCGGCAGCCTGCCAACTTCCTGGAGCACCCCGCGTGGTAAACCTTGAGCCGGCATGTTTGGACGACCTGTATGAGGCCATTCGTAGCGTGGGTGAGGCAACCGGGCATGAGGATTCTGCCGAACAGCTTATTCGTTCTCTTAAGGCGCGTGTGATGGCTGTACGAGAGAGAACGGAGCGTATCTCCTATAAACCGCGCGTAACGCTTTTGGAATGGATTGATCCCCCCTTTACCTGTGGGCATTGGAGCCCAGAGTTGGTGGAGCTTGCTGGAGGCATTGAGGGCCTTGGAAAAGCGGGTCTCCCTTCTCGAACCATGCACTGGGAGGAGCTGGTTGCTTGGCAACCTGAAGTGCTCGTGATCGCCTGTTGTGGGTACACTGTCGAGCGGACGCTGCAGGATATGCCTCTTTTGGAGGGCAGGCCTCGTTGGCAGGAGCTACCCTGTGTACGTTCAGGACGGGTGTACATCATCAACGGTTCGCACTACTTCAGCCGTCCCGGCCCGCGGCTTGTGGATAGCTTAGAGATTTTGGCGCATGCGCTTCATCCGGATGTACATCCTTTGCCGGAAGGATTGCCTCCAGCCCTTCCGTGGCGCGTACCTATCTTTAGCTACTGA
- a CDS encoding VanW family protein yields the protein MSRSDRHLLQRISAWRQEKGLLRLFVLLPLPLLAIGSSLLLLYSHHLHSEDVIASGVHLFTLDLSGKTPEAARGEILQWAQDRAATLLTLHAQGIANHSSVSIRARTLGLGIDVDSTLQTAEDAGRTGWLSKIVSLIRSSKPDYPIAPTVTVDQKQLHEALTHVAHLTQVPPINARIVLLPKGGFGLKHEVSGRAIDVDAAASIVTRAWQQFNTPPAPSTDTTDRDGAATTGNLEDRLELNLPTQVIQPRITYNILHTIDSKLSSYSTWYAEGKRGHNIEVATEKIDGTLLLPGQIFSFNNTVGPRVLASGFEVAPVIIHGQLQPGVGGGICQVSGTLYNAALKAGLKTVLRNHHSFPVSDGGIPTGRDATVAYGELDMRFQNSLPYPVYIVGRAHGGLLTFDIFGHADPDRTVQLVRGRLHEGDVPVEIIHDPNLPPGRRVVEQKGRPDVRTVWYQIVRVNGKVVSRDVIPSHYEGQPEIVRIGVKASPAARQPKAHPPTVQPAQPPAPG from the coding sequence ATGTCCCGATCGGATCGGCATCTGTTGCAACGCATATCTGCATGGCGGCAAGAAAAGGGGCTGTTGCGACTTTTCGTTCTCCTACCGCTTCCTTTGTTGGCGATCGGCAGCTCTCTACTTCTGCTCTATTCCCATCATCTCCATTCCGAGGATGTCATTGCCTCGGGGGTTCACCTCTTTACGCTCGACCTCAGCGGCAAGACGCCGGAGGCTGCGAGAGGTGAGATACTACAATGGGCGCAAGATCGGGCCGCGACGCTCCTTACTCTGCATGCTCAGGGAATAGCTAATCACTCGTCGGTCTCAATACGGGCAAGAACCCTAGGGCTTGGCATTGACGTCGACTCCACGCTCCAGACTGCTGAAGACGCCGGACGGACCGGATGGCTGTCGAAAATCGTCTCCCTTATAAGGTCATCCAAACCAGACTACCCTATTGCGCCCACAGTCACGGTTGACCAGAAACAGCTGCACGAGGCGTTGACGCATGTGGCGCATCTCACTCAAGTTCCACCCATCAACGCCAGGATCGTGCTCCTCCCGAAGGGAGGGTTTGGACTGAAACATGAAGTATCGGGGCGCGCCATAGATGTGGATGCTGCCGCCTCCATCGTAACGCGTGCCTGGCAGCAGTTCAACACGCCACCTGCTCCAAGCACGGATACCACCGACAGGGATGGTGCGGCGACAACAGGCAACCTTGAGGATCGACTTGAGCTCAACTTGCCAACTCAAGTGATACAACCTCGCATTACTTATAACATTCTGCATACAATAGATAGCAAGCTTTCATCTTATAGCACTTGGTATGCCGAAGGGAAGCGGGGGCATAACATCGAAGTTGCGACAGAAAAGATAGACGGAACTCTGTTATTGCCCGGCCAAATCTTTTCCTTCAATAATACGGTTGGGCCGAGGGTGCTTGCAAGCGGCTTTGAGGTAGCCCCTGTTATTATTCATGGGCAGTTGCAACCCGGAGTGGGGGGCGGAATCTGCCAAGTTTCGGGCACCCTTTACAATGCTGCCTTAAAGGCTGGGTTAAAAACTGTTTTGCGAAATCACCACTCGTTCCCCGTTTCCGATGGGGGTATTCCCACCGGTCGTGATGCGACCGTCGCCTATGGGGAGCTGGATATGCGCTTTCAGAACAGTTTGCCCTATCCCGTCTATATCGTCGGCCGGGCGCATGGAGGCTTGCTAACCTTCGATATTTTTGGACATGCCGATCCGGATCGCACCGTGCAGCTCGTGCGTGGGCGCCTTCATGAGGGCGATGTGCCTGTGGAGATCATTCATGATCCCAACCTGCCTCCAGGCCGTCGGGTTGTGGAGCAGAAGGGGCGCCCTGACGTGCGCACTGTGTGGTATCAGATCGTCCGTGTCAACGGCAAGGTAGTAAGTCGAGATGTGATTCCTTCACACTATGAAGGGCAGCCGGAGATCGTGCGTATTGGCGTCAAAGCCTCCCCCGCTGCCCGGCAGCCGAAGGCGCATCCTCCTACTGTACAGCCCGCGCAACCCCCTGCTCCTGGCTAA
- the epsC gene encoding serine O-acetyltransferase EpsC, with protein sequence MKGVLPTMFSRMREDIQTVLRKDPAARNVLEALLYPGLHAIWAHRIAHWLWNHRCRWLARLLSQITRFFTHIEIHPGAKIGRRLFIDHGDGVVIGETAEIGDDVLLYHNVTLGGTSLERKKRHPTLGNNVLVGMGAAILGPVTIGDNCRIGANAVVNKDIPPNCTVVGIPGRIVRRDGIRVNDSESPVMDNVINRVDPQDAVIQELHRRLELLEQHNERLEELILRMEKQLAGHSEVAYRPTQEVASCCCPCHEGERNEP encoded by the coding sequence ATGAAAGGGGTACTGCCGACCATGTTCTCTCGGATGCGTGAAGATATACAAACCGTTCTAAGAAAAGACCCCGCAGCGCGTAACGTATTAGAAGCCTTGCTCTACCCTGGCCTGCACGCCATCTGGGCTCATCGAATCGCGCACTGGCTGTGGAACCATCGTTGTCGTTGGCTAGCACGCCTCCTTTCGCAGATAACGCGCTTCTTCACACACATCGAAATCCATCCGGGGGCAAAGATCGGGCGGAGGTTGTTTATTGACCATGGGGACGGTGTGGTGATCGGAGAGACGGCAGAGATCGGAGATGACGTTTTGCTTTATCATAATGTGACCCTCGGTGGAACAAGCCTCGAACGCAAAAAGCGCCATCCAACCTTGGGAAATAATGTGTTGGTGGGCATGGGTGCTGCTATTTTGGGGCCAGTGACGATCGGTGATAACTGCCGTATCGGTGCGAACGCGGTTGTCAACAAGGACATTCCACCGAACTGCACGGTGGTGGGCATTCCGGGGCGCATTGTGCGTCGTGACGGCATTCGCGTTAACGATTCCGAGAGTCCTGTGATGGACAACGTTATTAACCGTGTGGATCCTCAGGATGCGGTTATTCAGGAATTGCATAGGCGATTGGAGCTCCTTGAACAACATAATGAGCGGCTGGAGGAGCTTATTCTGCGTATGGAAAAACAGCTTGCCGGCCACAGCGAGGTTGCCTACAGACCTACCCAGGAGGTAGCCTCGTGCTGCTGCCCCTGCCATGAGGGAGAACGGAACGAGCCGTGA